The Sediminispirochaeta smaragdinae DSM 11293 genome has a segment encoding these proteins:
- a CDS encoding KamA family radical SAM protein → MKAKRFRPYSAANIDSITQLKRLPKSQLREMQAVAKILPFRTNNYVVEELIDWSRIPEDPLFQLTFPQPQMLHKSDLRRITELLATETGYSPEQLKSEQYRIRTAMNPHPAGQLQLNVPEEEGEVLHGMQHKYDETVLFFPKQGQTCHAYCTYCFRWAQFIGNKELQMASGEVEPLIRYLDRHPEVSDLLITGGDPMFMRSSVLRRYIEPLLRHRPGNLQTIRIGTKSLSYWPYRYLSDKDSDDLISLFHEITTAGYHLSIMAHFTHIRELSTLAVEAAIRRIKETGAIIRCQSPIVRHINDDASMWAEMWRREVQLGMIPYYMFIARDTGPKAYFDIPIAETLKLFSDAYRQVSGLARTVRGPSMSAKPGKILVDGITEIEGEKYFVLKMIQGREASWVNKVFYARYDPKASWITELKPAFGERCFFFESNGRGSRTPLKQLRNAAMEAIPEAAISIHRK, encoded by the coding sequence ATGAAAGCCAAGAGATTTAGGCCTTATTCTGCCGCTAATATTGACTCAATTACTCAACTAAAACGACTTCCGAAATCCCAACTGAGGGAGATGCAAGCCGTTGCAAAGATTTTGCCATTTCGAACCAACAACTACGTCGTCGAAGAGCTGATAGACTGGAGCCGCATTCCCGAAGACCCACTCTTTCAACTTACCTTTCCTCAGCCGCAGATGCTTCACAAGAGTGATCTCCGACGAATAACGGAGCTTCTTGCAACCGAAACCGGCTATTCTCCGGAGCAGCTGAAAAGCGAACAGTACCGTATCAGAACCGCCATGAATCCACATCCGGCCGGGCAATTACAGCTTAACGTTCCCGAAGAGGAGGGAGAAGTACTCCACGGTATGCAACATAAGTACGACGAAACCGTGCTTTTTTTCCCAAAACAGGGACAAACCTGTCACGCATATTGTACCTATTGCTTTCGATGGGCACAATTTATCGGTAACAAAGAGCTGCAGATGGCTTCAGGTGAAGTCGAACCACTGATTAGATACCTCGATAGACATCCCGAGGTAAGCGACCTCCTTATTACCGGAGGCGATCCCATGTTTATGCGAAGCAGTGTTCTGAGGCGGTATATCGAACCGCTGCTTCGCCACCGTCCCGGAAATCTCCAAACCATACGTATAGGAACAAAAAGCCTTTCGTACTGGCCGTATCGCTATCTCTCAGATAAAGATAGCGACGATTTGATTTCACTTTTTCATGAAATTACCACAGCAGGATATCACCTTTCGATCATGGCCCATTTCACGCATATTCGAGAGCTTTCCACCCTGGCGGTGGAAGCAGCGATACGAAGGATCAAGGAAACCGGTGCGATTATCCGCTGTCAGTCGCCAATCGTACGCCACATAAACGACGACGCCTCAATGTGGGCGGAAATGTGGCGTCGCGAGGTACAGCTTGGAATGATTCCCTATTATATGTTTATTGCCCGGGATACCGGCCCAAAGGCTTATTTCGACATCCCCATTGCCGAAACTCTCAAGCTTTTCTCCGATGCATACCGACAGGTATCGGGGCTGGCGCGGACGGTACGGGGACCAAGCATGTCCGCAAAGCCCGGGAAAATCCTTGTCGACGGGATCACAGAGATTGAAGGGGAAAAATACTTTGTACTCAAAATGATCCAGGGAAGAGAAGCCTCCTGGGTAAACAAGGTGTTTTATGCCAGGTATGACCCGAAGGCAAGCTGGATCACCGAACTGAAGCCCGCTTTTGGAGAAAGATGCTTCTTTTTCGAATCAAACGGCAGGGGATCTCGAACGCCGTTGAAGCAATTGCGAAACGCCGCAATGGAAGCTATCCCCGAGGCAGCAATCTCCATACACCGAAAATAA
- the sppA gene encoding signal peptide peptidase SppA, with translation MKRFFIICLLLCFPVVLFAAPPEGGVALGNGYRAPLVNPALSAWGGASGFALELSGYSDGDFDDGALYFNGRHLGYIPSWEGSSWSHAFYLAFPFFRNAYMGALLETDFGSSAPSWTGGLLLRPSDGFGFGLRGDIPSSGSSSATAGVAFRPLALIGGSASFLGLGFDLTVDDSGISDPLFSLRSEPIEGLELHASYDLESETVRLGASLALYSTQVGGTMRNTDDDPLSAGKESSLFVRIASDALSRPRLTDNDTIVRYRFGGPVREVPSVVRFGRRLLGDDSITLREHIRSLNELADDPLVDGIIFVNEHPASSLSVARELLVPLKHFREKGKKVMFYFDTADTDDYLLAAACGAEIYLHPEGSVDLKGVSVTRSYFATFLDTYGIKFENFRSHPYKSGFDTFTEGGMREPEREELTVLVADMERAVAQLLQEGRGDRLAGDAGKILAGGPYLRASRALDAGLIDKLLYRDEIEDAMDVVETYELPAKSVRRDWNDPRPLTIAIINLTGNIHSGEGVPGESVGADTTVRSITLAREDDSIDAIVLRINSGGGGLLASDSIARAVSRTVSGENAKPVVVSMGSMAASGAYYIAARANVVFAYPETMTGSIGVVAITPDISRLLEEHKIAVETVKQSPEADFGSPYRPLLAEEREKIKAMIASGYDHFVENVADGRDMKRENVERIAQGRVWSGSAAQEKGLVDEIGGMDAAVKRAAELSGRQGAIELADYTIPERILRLPFLPPSLVTAYHGLGSVWLPLSSSFDRELELLREGSQRGEYLYSLTPYRPE, from the coding sequence ATGAAACGTTTCTTTATTATTTGTTTGTTGCTTTGTTTTCCCGTAGTCCTTTTTGCCGCTCCGCCGGAAGGAGGGGTTGCCCTCGGCAATGGGTATCGGGCGCCCTTGGTCAACCCCGCTTTGTCTGCCTGGGGAGGGGCCTCGGGTTTTGCCCTGGAACTTTCCGGCTACTCGGATGGAGATTTCGACGATGGGGCTCTCTATTTTAATGGTCGACATCTGGGATACATCCCTTCCTGGGAAGGAAGTTCGTGGAGCCACGCGTTCTATCTTGCCTTCCCCTTTTTCCGCAACGCCTATATGGGAGCGCTTCTTGAAACCGATTTTGGCTCTTCGGCTCCTTCCTGGACCGGAGGTTTGTTGCTGCGTCCTTCCGACGGGTTCGGTTTCGGTCTGCGGGGTGATATCCCCTCTTCCGGCTCTTCTTCTGCCACTGCAGGAGTAGCGTTCCGTCCTCTGGCCCTTATCGGGGGATCGGCATCGTTTCTCGGCCTGGGATTTGATCTTACCGTTGATGATTCCGGTATTTCGGACCCCCTCTTCTCCCTTCGAAGTGAGCCGATCGAGGGGCTCGAACTGCATGCTTCCTACGATCTTGAGTCGGAGACGGTACGTCTCGGGGCATCTCTGGCCCTCTATAGTACTCAGGTTGGAGGTACCATGCGGAATACCGATGATGATCCTCTCTCTGCCGGGAAAGAGAGTAGTCTCTTCGTGAGGATTGCATCTGATGCCTTGAGTCGACCGAGACTTACAGATAACGATACCATCGTTCGCTATCGCTTCGGCGGACCTGTTCGTGAGGTTCCCTCAGTAGTACGATTTGGCCGTCGGCTTTTGGGCGATGATTCCATTACGCTTCGTGAGCATATTCGCAGCCTGAATGAGCTTGCGGATGATCCCCTTGTCGACGGGATTATCTTTGTCAACGAACACCCTGCCTCATCCCTATCTGTGGCTCGGGAATTACTTGTTCCCTTGAAACACTTTCGGGAAAAGGGAAAGAAGGTGATGTTTTACTTTGATACCGCTGATACCGACGACTATCTCCTTGCCGCCGCCTGCGGTGCCGAGATATACCTTCATCCCGAGGGAAGCGTTGATCTAAAGGGAGTCTCGGTAACGAGAAGCTATTTTGCGACTTTTCTCGACACCTACGGTATCAAGTTTGAGAATTTTAGAAGTCATCCATACAAAAGCGGTTTCGATACGTTTACCGAAGGGGGAATGCGGGAGCCCGAACGGGAAGAGCTTACGGTTTTGGTTGCCGACATGGAACGTGCCGTTGCGCAGCTTCTTCAGGAAGGCCGAGGAGATCGTTTGGCCGGAGATGCGGGAAAGATCCTTGCCGGAGGGCCCTATCTTCGGGCTTCGAGGGCCTTGGATGCAGGGCTGATAGATAAGCTTCTATATCGGGACGAAATAGAGGATGCGATGGATGTTGTCGAAACCTATGAGCTCCCTGCAAAATCGGTCCGGCGCGACTGGAACGATCCTCGTCCTCTTACAATTGCCATCATCAATCTGACCGGAAATATTCACAGCGGAGAAGGGGTTCCCGGAGAGTCTGTCGGGGCCGATACCACTGTCCGTTCCATTACCCTTGCCAGGGAAGACGATAGTATTGATGCTATCGTGCTGAGAATCAATTCAGGAGGAGGGGGGCTGCTCGCCTCAGACTCCATCGCCCGGGCGGTTTCCCGTACCGTTTCCGGAGAGAATGCCAAGCCTGTCGTCGTTTCGATGGGAAGCATGGCGGCTTCCGGTGCCTATTACATTGCAGCCAGGGCTAATGTCGTTTTCGCTTATCCTGAGACGATGACCGGTTCGATCGGTGTTGTTGCGATAACTCCAGATATTTCCCGTCTTCTTGAGGAGCATAAGATTGCTGTGGAAACGGTGAAACAGTCACCTGAAGCCGATTTCGGATCTCCTTATCGACCCTTACTGGCGGAGGAACGGGAAAAGATTAAGGCGATGATCGCGTCCGGATACGACCACTTTGTCGAGAACGTTGCCGATGGCAGGGATATGAAGAGAGAAAATGTCGAGCGTATTGCCCAGGGGCGAGTCTGGAGCGGTTCGGCCGCGCAGGAGAAGGGATTGGTCGATGAAATCGGAGGAATGGACGCGGCGGTTAAACGGGCAGCCGAACTTTCCGGGCGTCAGGGGGCAATCGAACTGGCAGATTATACGATACCGGAACGAATTTTACGGTTGCCCTTCCTGCCTCCATCTCTGGTGACTGCCTATCATGGGCTTGGGAGCGTATGGCTGCCGTTATCTTCCTCCTTTGACCGGGAACTTGAATTGTTGCGCGAAGGTTCTCAGCGGGGAGAATATCTTTATTCTTTGACCCCTTATCGGCCTGAATGA
- a CDS encoding RNA recognition motif domain-containing protein, translating into MSKKIYVGNLSYEAREEDLESLFSQYGSVSSVRIITDRDTNRSKGFGFVEMEDSSAADAAISALNGTEWKNRDLKVNEARDRNDRPQRGGYRY; encoded by the coding sequence ATGTCGAAGAAGATCTATGTAGGAAATCTTAGCTATGAAGCGAGAGAAGAGGATTTGGAATCACTGTTTTCACAATATGGTAGCGTTAGCAGTGTCCGTATCATAACAGATAGAGACACAAACCGTTCCAAAGGCTTTGGTTTTGTTGAAATGGAAGACTCATCCGCAGCCGATGCTGCTATCTCCGCTCTAAATGGAACAGAGTGGAAAAACAGAGATCTGAAAGTAAATGAAGCCAGGGATAGAAACGACAGACCTCAGAGAGGTGGTTACAGATATTAA
- a CDS encoding FAD-dependent oxidoreductase: MDQKRIVIIGGGGTGAAVARDLGLRGYSVLLLERDEFTGGTTGRHHGQLHSGARYAMGDREIARECLRETEILRRIAPDLIEDNGGLFVAVTDEEADYASQFRGACAEADIRTELISGKQAREIEPALSQAVRCAVTVPADGSFDAWRLPAAFFASAMEHGAKLFRYANVIGIETSGGSVSAVRVLDRMTNKEHKIEADVVINAGGPWVGKIAALAGIDMEVTPSPGTMVAVQGRFADKVISRLRPPNDGDIIVPQRSFSIIGTTQWITDDPDRIETPPEEIPRMLHLADEMIPAFSSAPFRAAWSAARPLAKRAHEVKAARALSRDFDCVHHENEGAAGLFSLVGGKATVLRAMGEIVADQVCSYIGEERQGSSDQEKLPPYRRFYRFLKEQESERKFSWI; encoded by the coding sequence GTGGATCAAAAACGAATCGTTATCATAGGTGGAGGAGGAACGGGAGCCGCTGTCGCACGGGATCTCGGATTACGAGGCTATTCGGTTCTCCTGTTGGAGCGTGATGAGTTTACAGGAGGCACCACGGGAAGACACCATGGCCAGCTCCATTCGGGGGCCCGGTATGCCATGGGTGATAGAGAAATCGCCAGAGAATGCCTGCGGGAAACCGAAATTCTCAGACGCATTGCCCCCGACTTGATCGAAGACAACGGAGGCCTCTTCGTTGCCGTCACCGATGAAGAGGCCGACTATGCTTCTCAGTTTCGGGGCGCGTGTGCTGAAGCAGATATTCGGACGGAACTGATTTCGGGCAAGCAGGCAAGGGAGATCGAACCGGCACTTTCACAGGCAGTACGATGTGCCGTCACGGTGCCAGCAGACGGCTCCTTCGATGCCTGGAGACTTCCGGCGGCGTTTTTTGCATCGGCCATGGAGCATGGTGCAAAACTTTTTCGTTATGCAAACGTCATCGGCATCGAAACATCCGGCGGTTCGGTTTCCGCCGTCCGGGTACTGGATCGCATGACCAATAAAGAACATAAGATCGAAGCAGACGTCGTTATCAATGCCGGAGGCCCCTGGGTCGGAAAGATTGCCGCTCTTGCAGGAATAGATATGGAGGTAACGCCTAGCCCGGGTACCATGGTAGCGGTCCAGGGGCGTTTTGCAGACAAGGTCATAAGCAGGCTCAGACCGCCCAACGATGGCGATATCATCGTACCCCAACGCTCCTTTTCGATCATAGGAACCACCCAATGGATCACCGATGATCCCGATCGAATCGAAACGCCCCCTGAAGAGATACCACGAATGCTTCACCTTGCGGATGAGATGATTCCCGCGTTCTCGTCCGCTCCGTTTCGCGCTGCATGGAGCGCCGCACGGCCTTTGGCGAAACGGGCGCATGAGGTAAAAGCGGCACGGGCCCTTTCAAGGGACTTCGATTGTGTTCATCATGAAAACGAGGGAGCGGCAGGGCTCTTCAGTCTGGTCGGTGGTAAGGCCACGGTCCTGCGGGCAATGGGAGAGATCGTGGCAGACCAAGTCTGCTCCTACATCGGCGAGGAGAGACAGGGGTCTTCGGATCAAGAAAAACTCCCACCCTACCGCCGCTTCTATCGATTTTTAAAAGAACAGGAATCTGAAAGGAAATTCTCATGGATATAA
- a CDS encoding succinate dehydrogenase/fumarate reductase iron-sulfur subunit, giving the protein MDISLRIFRGIGPITESRDEEFSDFHFTAKESDTILDLLMKAGLEDASLLFRHSCHHGSCGTCACIIDGTERLACRTPVSEFQATSRIEIRPLNGFPRIKDLVVDMSPLFEKTDETWPYLRRSERDGKRFEDCIECGACMSACPVTEPFQGPAPLAFLHRRLESLDAKAEEERKELLSRAGESDAVPACQEHFACSRVCPQRVAPGRRIRELRNLL; this is encoded by the coding sequence ATGGATATAAGCTTACGAATTTTTCGGGGTATCGGGCCGATAACAGAAAGCAGAGACGAAGAATTCTCGGACTTTCACTTCACTGCCAAAGAATCGGATACCATTCTTGATCTTTTGATGAAAGCGGGCCTTGAGGATGCATCGCTGCTTTTCCGTCATTCCTGTCATCATGGCTCCTGCGGTACCTGTGCCTGTATCATCGACGGTACGGAACGCCTCGCCTGCAGAACCCCGGTTTCGGAATTCCAAGCCACCTCGCGCATCGAGATACGTCCTCTGAACGGCTTTCCCCGGATTAAGGATCTGGTGGTTGATATGTCCCCGCTGTTTGAAAAGACGGATGAAACCTGGCCTTACCTCCGCCGAAGCGAAAGAGACGGAAAGCGATTTGAAGATTGTATCGAATGCGGGGCCTGCATGTCCGCCTGTCCAGTGACCGAACCCTTTCAGGGACCGGCTCCGCTTGCCTTTCTCCATCGCAGACTTGAAAGCCTGGATGCAAAGGCGGAAGAGGAACGGAAGGAACTGCTGTCGCGGGCAGGAGAGAGCGACGCTGTTCCTGCATGCCAAGAGCACTTTGCATGCAGCAGGGTCTGTCCTCAGCGTGTCGCACCCGGCCGAAGGATTCGTGAGCTTCGAAATTTGCTCTGA
- a CDS encoding OadG family transporter subunit, with amino-acid sequence MIGQGLTLMVVGMAVVFILLVLLVYVMKLLSFVVNRFFPDKEEEVQPKTQRAGEADILAAIASAAAYHNS; translated from the coding sequence GTGATAGGACAAGGTTTAACGCTCATGGTCGTGGGTATGGCAGTAGTATTTATATTATTGGTACTACTAGTGTACGTCATGAAGTTGCTTTCCTTTGTTGTTAATCGGTTTTTTCCTGATAAAGAGGAAGAGGTACAACCGAAGACACAAAGGGCAGGAGAGGCTGACATTCTTGCGGCCATCGCTTCGGCGGCAGCATACCACAACAGTTAA
- a CDS encoding biotin/lipoyl-containing protein, translated as MKKRVDFMVTAFRDGFQSAFGARVLTKDFLPAVEAAVDAGITHFEAGGGARFQSLYFYCNEDAFDMMDQFRQAAGPDANLQTLARGVNVVGLDSQSRDIINLHAKMFKKHGITTIRNFDALNDVNNLIYSGQCIVDAGLKHEVSITMMELPPGAKGAHTPEFYMSVLKQILDAGIKFDSICFKDASGTSVPSKVYETIKQARAMLGADTHIVFHSHETAGTSILAYKAALDAGANQIDLSMAPVSGGTCQPDIITMWHALRGTEYDLGIDIEKVRKAEAVFKECMKDYFVPPEATAVEPLIPFSPMPGGALTANTQMMRDNGILDKYTEVAAAMGEVVMKGGYGTSVTPVSQFYFQQAFNNVMVGPWKKIAEGYGKMVLGYFGKTPVAPDPEIVKLASEQLGLEPTTKIPVDINDEDSSKGIGAAKKMLEEAKLPISDENIFIAAACKEKGIQFLKGEAKVNVRKIDPNAAKAEAAGGEAKSGAGNYTVNVGGKRFNVTLEGNTALVNGKSYTVEVGAGTDAGAPVAGGAGQNVEAPMPGLVLRIEKEVGDTIEEGELLLVLEAMKMETEIHAPCSGTITEIPVKQGDQMKAGDILAVIS; from the coding sequence ATGAAAAAGCGCGTAGATTTTATGGTAACGGCCTTCCGAGACGGTTTCCAATCGGCCTTCGGAGCACGAGTGCTGACCAAAGACTTCCTTCCCGCGGTCGAAGCGGCCGTTGATGCGGGAATTACCCACTTCGAGGCAGGCGGCGGAGCCCGTTTTCAAAGCCTCTATTTTTATTGTAATGAAGATGCATTCGACATGATGGACCAGTTTCGCCAGGCGGCGGGACCGGATGCCAACCTCCAGACCCTTGCGAGGGGTGTGAATGTCGTCGGACTGGACAGCCAGTCGAGAGACATTATCAACCTTCATGCAAAAATGTTTAAAAAGCATGGAATAACTACGATCAGGAACTTCGACGCCCTCAACGACGTCAACAACCTGATCTATTCCGGCCAGTGTATCGTTGATGCCGGTCTGAAACACGAAGTGTCCATCACTATGATGGAACTTCCTCCGGGAGCCAAAGGTGCTCACACACCGGAATTCTACATGAGTGTTTTAAAACAGATACTAGACGCTGGTATCAAGTTCGACAGCATCTGTTTCAAAGATGCATCGGGAACAAGTGTTCCCAGCAAGGTGTACGAAACCATTAAGCAGGCACGGGCAATGCTCGGTGCGGATACCCACATTGTATTCCACAGCCATGAGACCGCAGGAACAAGCATATTGGCTTACAAGGCCGCTTTGGACGCAGGCGCAAATCAGATCGATCTTTCCATGGCACCCGTATCGGGGGGAACCTGCCAGCCTGACATCATCACCATGTGGCATGCCCTTCGCGGTACCGAATACGATCTCGGCATCGATATCGAAAAAGTGCGAAAGGCCGAAGCGGTCTTCAAGGAGTGCATGAAAGACTATTTTGTTCCACCTGAGGCAACCGCTGTTGAACCGCTGATTCCTTTTAGTCCCATGCCCGGGGGAGCTCTTACCGCCAACACCCAGATGATGCGGGATAACGGGATCCTGGACAAATATACCGAAGTTGCTGCGGCCATGGGAGAGGTTGTTATGAAGGGTGGTTACGGAACATCCGTTACCCCGGTCAGCCAGTTCTATTTTCAGCAGGCCTTCAACAACGTAATGGTTGGACCCTGGAAGAAAATTGCAGAGGGCTACGGGAAAATGGTACTCGGCTATTTCGGCAAGACCCCGGTCGCACCGGATCCCGAAATCGTCAAACTTGCCAGTGAGCAGCTCGGCCTGGAACCCACAACCAAAATCCCGGTGGACATTAATGATGAAGATTCTTCCAAGGGCATAGGAGCTGCAAAGAAGATGCTCGAAGAGGCAAAACTGCCGATCAGTGACGAAAATATCTTCATTGCCGCAGCCTGTAAGGAAAAAGGAATTCAGTTTCTCAAGGGCGAAGCCAAGGTCAATGTACGAAAGATCGATCCAAATGCCGCAAAGGCAGAGGCTGCAGGCGGAGAGGCTAAATCGGGAGCCGGTAACTATACCGTCAACGTAGGCGGCAAACGGTTCAACGTCACGCTCGAAGGGAATACCGCCCTTGTCAACGGCAAAAGCTACACCGTTGAAGTGGGCGCGGGAACGGATGCAGGAGCACCGGTTGCCGGCGGAGCAGGACAGAACGTCGAAGCCCCCATGCCCGGCCTGGTACTCCGCATCGAGAAAGAGGTCGGCGACACCATTGAAGAGGGTGAGCTGCTTCTTGTTCTCGAAGCCATGAAGATGGAAACCGAAATTCACGCACCCTGTTCCGGAACCATTACGGAAATACCGGTTAAGCAGGGCGATCAAATGAAAGCGGGCGACATCCTGGCCGTCATCTCCTAA
- a CDS encoding methyl-accepting chemotaxis protein — protein MKSLRSRLLLTFLGIGAFLFAGTFLFVGLTVEDALHTYADQEAKMYADQGARIVEAELEKSYVLLSQLRFLCEALISEDNAAFLGDRVETLMVDMVKNHEDLSSVWTLFEPEVFDDISAISADRVSGRIRSSRESRGSEADKADYYQLAKKRGGLVLSEPKVAQAGGAGVVYMTKMSLPLLDSKGQFLGVVGCDLVLKGLGEMIDAIENFSGGFTTIASESGLIVADSFSESVGRYLSDIHSADTVSAASRAVAEGTTEETVTEHKVSKEQVRQMISAIEIAGQYTGWTYIVSIPQSLINAVPRRIALVMLLMACAALFLLAFSVAAGSKHIVKPLKEVSSHFDLIASGDFRSSIKTNRSDEFGKLARDFNDLSSMLNCSFRKLRDITVSMRGRAEAFSEDMKAADEAFSLIGDAITEVIMKGSDNTRGLNEVSSSVKIISGRIRTLGERLQDQSNAILQSSSAIEEMLANIESVSNSVITSSTHFDQLSETSQVGEEQLASVIAMIEGINERSEELLETNTLISAIAGQTNLLSMNAAIEAAHAGEAGKGFAVVADEIRKLAEDTAEQSRSTEQSLREIVAAFQEITGSARQAGANFSSIRELIRTVVRIEAEIKSSMQEQDVSSKEIQIALDGLKESTTAIREDAGEIASGAEAIKHEIDTLEENSRGISDSIVRVHESSQNLNSIVKGAGQSAEENLRSAEGAHEAMEKFLFKEDEEADDAPCIGMEK, from the coding sequence ATGAAAAGTTTACGAAGTCGTCTCTTGTTGACCTTTCTCGGTATAGGGGCGTTCCTGTTTGCCGGGACCTTTCTTTTCGTTGGTCTGACGGTGGAAGACGCACTGCATACGTATGCCGACCAAGAAGCAAAAATGTATGCGGATCAGGGCGCCAGAATTGTTGAGGCGGAACTGGAAAAAAGTTATGTCTTGTTATCTCAACTTCGTTTTTTATGCGAAGCTCTCATATCGGAGGATAATGCCGCTTTTTTGGGTGACCGGGTGGAAACTCTCATGGTCGACATGGTGAAGAACCATGAGGACCTCTCGTCGGTTTGGACCCTTTTTGAACCTGAAGTATTCGATGATATTTCCGCTATCTCGGCGGATAGAGTATCCGGACGGATCAGGTCCTCACGGGAAAGTCGGGGAAGTGAGGCCGACAAGGCCGATTATTACCAGCTTGCCAAAAAGCGCGGCGGGCTTGTACTGTCGGAACCCAAGGTCGCGCAGGCGGGAGGGGCAGGCGTTGTCTATATGACGAAAATGTCTCTGCCGCTTCTGGATTCCAAAGGACAATTTCTCGGGGTTGTCGGGTGCGATCTTGTTCTGAAGGGGCTCGGGGAGATGATCGATGCCATTGAGAATTTCAGCGGTGGTTTCACGACCATCGCTTCCGAGAGCGGTTTAATTGTTGCAGACTCCTTTTCTGAAAGTGTTGGCCGGTATCTTTCCGATATCCATTCCGCCGATACAGTAAGTGCTGCTTCCCGAGCTGTGGCAGAGGGGACGACGGAAGAGACGGTAACCGAGCACAAAGTCAGCAAGGAACAGGTTCGCCAGATGATCAGTGCAATCGAGATTGCCGGACAATATACCGGTTGGACCTATATCGTTTCGATTCCCCAAAGCCTCATCAACGCGGTTCCTCGAAGGATTGCCCTTGTTATGCTTCTTATGGCATGTGCGGCACTATTTCTACTCGCTTTTTCCGTTGCGGCCGGTTCGAAACATATTGTAAAGCCTCTCAAAGAAGTTTCTTCGCATTTCGACCTCATCGCATCGGGTGATTTTCGTTCGTCCATAAAAACCAATCGTTCCGATGAGTTCGGAAAGCTTGCACGTGACTTTAACGATCTGAGTAGTATGTTGAACTGTAGCTTTCGAAAATTACGCGATATCACCGTTTCTATGCGCGGTCGGGCAGAAGCATTCAGTGAGGATATGAAGGCCGCCGACGAGGCCTTTTCTTTGATAGGCGACGCCATTACCGAAGTCATTATGAAAGGGTCTGACAACACAAGGGGGCTGAATGAGGTCTCTTCTTCTGTAAAGATTATTTCAGGACGGATCCGTACATTGGGTGAGCGACTGCAAGATCAATCGAATGCTATTCTCCAATCTTCCTCTGCAATCGAGGAGATGCTTGCCAATATTGAGTCGGTCAGCAATTCTGTCATAACTTCCAGTACGCATTTTGACCAGCTTTCGGAGACTTCTCAGGTTGGAGAGGAGCAACTTGCTTCCGTCATCGCCATGATCGAAGGAATCAACGAGCGTTCGGAGGAGCTTCTCGAAACCAATACGCTGATATCCGCCATAGCAGGCCAGACCAATCTTCTTTCGATGAATGCAGCCATAGAGGCGGCCCATGCAGGGGAGGCCGGAAAGGGATTTGCCGTTGTTGCCGACGAAATTCGAAAACTCGCGGAAGATACCGCCGAACAGTCCAGATCTACGGAGCAAAGCCTCCGAGAGATTGTCGCCGCATTCCAGGAGATTACCGGATCGGCACGTCAGGCCGGGGCGAATTTCTCTTCCATTAGAGAGCTTATTCGTACAGTGGTACGGATTGAGGCGGAGATAAAATCTTCAATGCAGGAGCAGGATGTCAGCAGTAAGGAGATTCAGATTGCTTTGGATGGCCTGAAGGAGTCCACAACCGCCATCAGGGAAGATGCCGGCGAGATAGCTTCCGGTGCCGAAGCGATCAAACATGAAATCGATACCCTCGAAGAGAATAGTCGGGGGATCAGCGACAGTATCGTTCGGGTTCATGAGAGTAGTCAAAACCTAAATTCGATCGTCAAAGGTGCGGGACAGAGTGCGGAAGAGAACCTTCGATCTGCAGAGGGTGCCCACGAGGCCATGGAGAAGTTCCTTTTTAAGGAAGATGAGGAAGCCGATGATGCGCCTTGCATAGGAATGGAAAAATGA